A single window of Brevundimonas naejangsanensis DNA harbors:
- a CDS encoding MmcQ/YjbR family DNA-binding protein — MDRAGVGKVCLALPGATMDHPFGPRHDAYKVGGKMFALIGAEGGLSFKVSDIAYEVLTEEGRAAPAPYLARAKWVHLADPGDWPDDELADHLKSAHALIAARLTKKARAELGL, encoded by the coding sequence ATGGATCGGGCGGGCGTCGGCAAGGTCTGCTTGGCCTTGCCGGGGGCGACAATGGATCACCCGTTCGGACCCCGGCATGACGCCTATAAGGTCGGAGGCAAGATGTTCGCCCTGATCGGGGCCGAAGGCGGGCTGTCGTTCAAGGTCTCCGACATCGCCTATGAGGTGCTGACCGAGGAGGGGCGGGCGGCGCCGGCTCCCTATCTGGCGCGGGCGAAATGGGTGCATCTGGCCGATCCGGGCGACTGGCCGGATGACGAGTTGGCCGATCATCTGAAGTCGGCCCACGCTCTGATCGCCGCCAGGCTGACGAAGAAGGCGCGGGCCGAACTGGGACTTTAG
- the msrA gene encoding peptide-methionine (S)-S-oxide reductase MsrA: MLLKKNDELPTPETALPGRAEALATDETHFVLGHALKGPHPAGMQTAVFGMGCFWGVERVFWQLPGVWVTSAGYAGGITPNPTYEEVCSGRTGHTEVVQVVFDPTKITYGDLLKAFWENHDPTQGMRQGNDLGTQYRSAIYTLNDEQQAEAETSRDAYQAALSAAGRGAITTEIEPAGPYYFAEDYHQGYLAKNPAGYCGIGGTGVVCPIGLGVGA, from the coding sequence ATGTTGTTGAAGAAGAATGATGAACTGCCCACGCCTGAGACGGCTTTGCCGGGGCGGGCCGAGGCGCTGGCGACCGATGAGACCCACTTCGTGCTGGGCCATGCGCTGAAGGGGCCGCACCCCGCGGGGATGCAGACGGCCGTGTTCGGCATGGGCTGTTTCTGGGGCGTGGAGCGGGTGTTCTGGCAGTTGCCGGGCGTTTGGGTCACATCGGCGGGCTATGCGGGCGGGATCACGCCCAATCCGACCTATGAAGAGGTCTGTTCGGGCCGCACCGGCCATACGGAGGTGGTGCAGGTGGTGTTCGATCCGACCAAGATCACCTACGGCGATCTGCTGAAGGCCTTCTGGGAGAACCACGACCCGACGCAGGGCATGCGTCAGGGCAATGATCTGGGCACCCAGTATCGCTCGGCCATCTATACGCTGAATGATGAGCAGCAAGCGGAAGCGGAAACGTCGCGCGACGCCTATCAGGCGGCGCTCAGCGCGGCGGGGCGCGGGGCCATCACGACCGAGATCGAACCGGCGGGCCCCTATTATTTCGCCGAGGATTACCATCAGGGTTATCTGGCCAAGAATCCAGCGGGCTATTGCGGCATCGGCGGGACGGGCGTGGTCTGCCCGATCGGTCTGGGTGTCGGCGCCTGA
- the flgG gene encoding flagellar basal-body rod protein FlgG — MRALRTAATGMAAQQLNVEVISNNIANMNTVGFKRQRAEFQDLLYQNVERMGAQSSSQGTVVPTGIQIGSGVKAGSVYRITEQGSPNRTGNTYDVAIQGKGYFQITLPSGELAYTRAGNFTINGEGQLVTDDGYAVEPAIAIPQDALDVTISKSGQVQVTTQGEPEPQVVGQLELATFFNEAGLEAIGDNLLLETAASGPATVGVPGEVGYGNLLQHYTESSNVDAVSEITALIVAQRAYEMNSKVITTADDMLAVTAQVKS, encoded by the coding sequence ATGCGCGCGCTTCGCACCGCCGCCACCGGCATGGCCGCCCAACAGCTGAACGTGGAGGTCATCTCCAACAACATCGCCAACATGAACACGGTCGGCTTCAAGCGTCAGCGGGCCGAGTTCCAGGACCTGCTGTATCAGAACGTCGAGCGCATGGGGGCCCAGTCCTCGTCGCAGGGCACCGTGGTGCCGACCGGCATCCAGATCGGTTCGGGCGTCAAGGCGGGCAGCGTCTACCGCATCACCGAACAGGGCAGCCCCAACCGCACCGGCAACACCTACGACGTCGCCATTCAGGGCAAGGGCTATTTCCAGATCACCCTGCCCTCGGGCGAGCTGGCCTATACGCGGGCAGGCAACTTCACCATCAACGGCGAAGGCCAGCTGGTGACCGACGACGGCTATGCGGTCGAGCCCGCCATCGCCATTCCGCAGGACGCGCTGGACGTCACCATTTCCAAGTCGGGCCAGGTCCAGGTGACCACCCAGGGCGAGCCGGAGCCGCAGGTCGTGGGCCAGCTGGAGCTGGCGACCTTCTTCAACGAAGCAGGCCTGGAAGCCATCGGCGACAACCTGCTGCTGGAGACGGCGGCTTCGGGCCCGGCCACGGTCGGGGTGCCCGGCGAGGTCGGCTACGGCAATCTGCTGCAGCACTATACCGAATCTTCCAACGTCGATGCGGTCAGCGAGATCACGGCGCTGATCGTGGCCCAGCGCGCGTATGAGATGAACTCCAAGGTCATCACCACCGCCGACGACATGCTGGCCGTCACGGCCCAGGTGAAGAGCTAA
- the flgF gene encoding flagellar basal-body rod protein FlgF — protein sequence MENAAYIGLSRQMTLRRELDIVANNVANADTTGFKVEQLMVGTEIGERARNDAIRPSASFVLDKGVGRDFGQGALKQTGRDLDFAIEGEGAFFTVQTPTGPAYTRDGSFVTDPEGRLTTKQGLLVMADGAELDLDPQRGPVSVAHDGTVSQQGQPIGRLTVVRFDDLSVLQKSGDGLYRNTSGAEPMEATDAQVRQGTLEGSNVNTLMEITNLIEINRAYERVTKMIENTNDLSRRSIERLGRVS from the coding sequence GTGGAAAACGCCGCCTATATCGGATTGTCACGCCAGATGACGCTTCGCCGCGAGCTGGACATCGTGGCCAACAACGTCGCCAACGCCGACACCACCGGCTTCAAGGTCGAGCAGCTGATGGTCGGGACCGAGATCGGCGAGCGCGCGCGCAACGACGCCATCCGCCCCTCGGCCAGCTTCGTCCTGGACAAGGGCGTCGGCCGCGACTTCGGCCAGGGCGCGCTGAAGCAGACCGGCCGCGACCTGGACTTCGCCATCGAGGGCGAAGGCGCCTTCTTTACGGTGCAGACTCCGACCGGCCCCGCCTATACCCGCGACGGCTCCTTCGTCACCGATCCCGAGGGGCGGCTGACGACCAAACAGGGCCTGCTGGTAATGGCCGACGGCGCCGAACTGGATCTGGACCCTCAACGCGGCCCCGTCAGCGTCGCCCACGACGGCACGGTCAGCCAGCAGGGCCAGCCGATCGGCCGCCTGACCGTGGTGCGTTTCGACGACCTGTCGGTGCTGCAGAAGTCCGGCGACGGCCTGTACCGCAACACGTCCGGCGCCGAGCCGATGGAGGCGACCGACGCCCAGGTGCGTCAAGGGACGCTGGAAGGGTCGAACGTCAACACCCTGATGGAAATCACCAACCTCATCGAGATCAACCGCGCCTATGAGCGCGTGACCAAGATGATCGAAAACACCAACGACCTGTCGCGCCGCTCGATCGAGCGGCTGGGCCGGGTTTCGTAA
- the flgH gene encoding flagellar basal body L-ring protein FlgH: MRPLPLIALSLSALSLAACSTAIEAVKGPELAPIGYPAALVPVEQAYLPEPTSASANSLWRTGARSFFGDQRARRVGDILTVAIDINDRAQTQNSTQRNRTNSASGGVTNFFGLENSLGRAFPGGFDAANMIGTEGAVNANGSGSVNRSERVNLTVAAVVTAVMPNGNLVIQGRQEVRTNREVRELTVAGIVRPEDISSANTIRHSQIAEARISYGGRGDISRMQATPAAQSLVERFSPF, from the coding sequence ATGCGCCCCCTGCCCCTGATCGCCCTGTCCCTGTCCGCGCTCTCGCTGGCCGCCTGCTCCACCGCCATCGAGGCGGTGAAGGGCCCGGAACTGGCGCCCATCGGCTATCCGGCCGCCCTGGTCCCGGTCGAGCAGGCCTATCTGCCTGAGCCGACCTCGGCCAGCGCCAACAGCCTGTGGCGCACCGGCGCGCGCAGCTTCTTCGGCGACCAGCGCGCGCGCCGCGTCGGCGACATCCTGACCGTCGCCATCGACATCAACGACCGCGCCCAGACCCAGAACTCGACCCAGCGCAACCGCACCAACAGCGCCTCGGGCGGGGTGACCAACTTCTTCGGGCTGGAGAACAGCCTGGGCCGCGCCTTCCCCGGCGGTTTCGACGCCGCCAACATGATCGGCACCGAAGGCGCCGTGAACGCCAACGGCTCGGGCAGCGTCAACCGCTCTGAGCGGGTCAACCTGACGGTGGCCGCTGTCGTCACCGCCGTCATGCCCAACGGCAACCTGGTCATCCAGGGTCGGCAAGAAGTGCGCACCAACCGCGAGGTGCGCGAGCTGACCGTCGCCGGCATCGTCCGGCCCGAGGACATCTCCAGCGCCAACACCATCCGCCACAGCCAGATCGCCGAAGCGCGCATCAGCTACGGCGGGCGCGGCGACATCAGCCGGATGCAGGCGACGCCCGCCGCCCAGTCCCTGGTCGAGCGGTTCAGCCCGTTCTGA
- a CDS encoding DUF885 domain-containing protein, producing MRHLLLLAGLGLSGLTAAAALPAQAAVAQSQSSAAALDALLVEYEAYLRQNDPIGSGMDGDRAALSRLPDASRAGELARRAPLNALKARLDAIDPAALDEAHRLNHAFVGYLIGRELERIELDPSRLAFDSEGGPGQMLAYVAPATRIATAADAEAWLKRLEAAPAYYDAGIANTRRGLETGLIQARSVVDSALAQAERDLTPGEAGDVLLRPFNALPATIPAAQQEQFRARARALVEGPITARRTAWRDLLRDEYAPKAPQAPGLIHRPGGRDLYAFLVRSNTTTDLTPDQVHQIGVEEVARIRARMETEMRAAGWTGDFAGFLNFLRTDPQFYAQTREELLEKASEIAKRSDDRLPSLFATLPRLPYGVRPVPVEMEETYTTGRYNAGSMKTGVAGGYIVNTGKLDQRPLYELPALTVHEAVPGHHLQIALQQEAADQPYYRRRASVTAFSEGWGLYSEFLGEEMGIYRTPYERFGRLSYEMWRACRLVADTGLHWLGWSEEQARACFRDNSALSPHNIETELQRYIGDPGQATAYKIGEIRLREIRSRAERELGDRFDVRTFHDALLVDGALPLALLDARMERWIAEQKTASQ from the coding sequence ATGCGTCATCTTCTTCTCCTCGCCGGCCTCGGCCTGTCGGGGCTCACGGCCGCAGCCGCCCTGCCTGCGCAGGCGGCCGTTGCTCAGAGCCAGTCCAGCGCCGCCGCGCTCGACGCCCTGCTGGTCGAATACGAAGCCTATCTGCGCCAGAACGACCCGATCGGCTCGGGCATGGACGGCGACCGCGCCGCCCTGTCGCGCCTGCCCGACGCCAGCCGTGCGGGCGAACTGGCTCGCCGCGCGCCGCTGAACGCGCTGAAGGCCCGGCTGGACGCCATCGACCCCGCCGCGCTGGATGAAGCGCACCGCCTGAACCACGCGTTCGTCGGCTATCTCATCGGCCGCGAGCTGGAGCGGATCGAACTGGACCCGTCGCGTCTGGCCTTCGATTCCGAAGGCGGCCCCGGCCAGATGCTGGCCTATGTGGCGCCCGCCACGCGCATCGCCACGGCCGCCGACGCCGAGGCCTGGCTGAAGCGTCTGGAGGCGGCGCCCGCCTATTACGACGCCGGCATCGCCAACACCCGGCGCGGGCTGGAGACCGGCCTGATCCAGGCCCGTTCAGTCGTCGACAGCGCCCTGGCCCAGGCCGAACGCGACCTGACGCCGGGCGAGGCGGGCGACGTCCTGCTGCGCCCGTTCAACGCCCTGCCCGCCACCATCCCCGCCGCCCAGCAGGAACAGTTCCGCGCCCGCGCCCGCGCCTTGGTCGAGGGGCCGATCACCGCCCGCCGCACCGCGTGGCGCGACCTGCTGCGCGACGAATATGCGCCGAAGGCCCCGCAGGCGCCGGGCCTGATCCACCGCCCCGGCGGCCGCGACCTGTACGCCTTCCTGGTCCGCAGCAATACGACCACCGACCTGACGCCCGATCAGGTGCACCAGATCGGCGTTGAGGAAGTCGCCCGCATCCGCGCCCGCATGGAGACGGAGATGCGCGCCGCGGGCTGGACCGGCGACTTCGCCGGCTTCCTGAACTTCCTGCGCACAGACCCGCAGTTCTACGCCCAGACGCGCGAGGAATTGCTTGAGAAGGCGTCCGAGATCGCCAAACGCTCGGACGACCGCCTGCCGTCGCTGTTCGCCACCCTGCCGCGCCTGCCGTATGGCGTGCGCCCGGTGCCGGTCGAGATGGAAGAGACCTACACCACCGGCCGCTACAACGCCGGGTCGATGAAGACGGGCGTCGCCGGCGGCTACATCGTCAACACCGGCAAACTGGACCAGCGGCCCCTGTATGAACTGCCCGCCCTGACGGTGCACGAGGCCGTGCCGGGCCACCATCTGCAGATCGCCCTGCAGCAGGAAGCCGCCGACCAGCCCTATTACCGCCGCCGCGCGTCGGTGACGGCCTTCAGCGAGGGCTGGGGCCTGTATTCCGAGTTCCTGGGCGAGGAAATGGGCATCTACCGCACGCCTTATGAGCGGTTTGGCCGCCTCAGCTACGAGATGTGGCGCGCCTGTCGTCTGGTGGCCGACACGGGCCTGCACTGGCTGGGCTGGAGCGAGGAACAGGCCCGCGCCTGCTTCCGCGACAACTCCGCCCTGTCGCCGCACAACATCGAGACCGAACTGCAGCGCTACATCGGCGATCCCGGCCAGGCCACAGCCTATAAGATCGGCGAAATCCGCCTGCGCGAGATCCGCAGCCGGGCCGAGCGCGAGCTGGGCGACCGTTTCGACGTGCGGACCTTCCACGACGCCCTGCTGGTCGACGGCGCCCTGCCGCTGGCCCTGCTGGACGCGCGCATGGAGCGCTGGATCGCCGAACAGAAGACCGCCTCCCAGTAA
- the flgA gene encoding flagellar basal body P-ring formation chaperone FlgA — MKRALILAPVLAVAVAALAAPAWAGPVSLLPDPVDDDGRITLGELFDNAGEAASVVVGRRVGPTAVLEASQVQIAARRAGLEWSNPSGLRRIVVREGGAAAAEASARPAIASVSAPARAGASVEVLTYARSLAAGEVVQPEDVIWASVQSHLAPAGAPQDAEVVIGLQAKRALRAGSPVAQRDLASPQVIARNDMVEVAYLSDGVELTVTGKATRNASAGEAVPILNVQSNRTIDAVAVGPGRAVAGPAAQMARRNPQQFAAR, encoded by the coding sequence ATGAAGCGCGCCCTGATCCTCGCCCCCGTCCTGGCCGTCGCCGTCGCCGCACTGGCTGCCCCCGCATGGGCCGGGCCGGTCAGCCTGCTGCCCGATCCGGTCGACGACGACGGCCGCATCACCCTGGGCGAGTTGTTCGACAACGCGGGCGAGGCGGCCAGTGTCGTGGTCGGCCGCCGCGTCGGCCCCACCGCCGTGCTGGAAGCCTCTCAGGTGCAGATCGCGGCGCGCCGCGCCGGGCTGGAATGGAGCAACCCCAGCGGCCTGCGTCGCATCGTGGTGCGTGAAGGCGGCGCCGCTGCGGCCGAAGCCTCGGCTCGTCCCGCCATCGCCAGCGTCAGCGCGCCCGCTCGAGCCGGCGCCAGCGTCGAGGTCCTGACCTATGCCCGCAGCCTGGCCGCCGGCGAGGTGGTGCAGCCCGAAGACGTGATCTGGGCCTCGGTCCAGTCGCACCTGGCCCCGGCGGGCGCGCCCCAGGACGCCGAAGTCGTGATCGGGCTGCAGGCCAAACGCGCCCTGCGCGCCGGTTCGCCCGTGGCCCAGCGCGACCTGGCCTCGCCCCAGGTCATCGCCCGCAACGACATGGTCGAGGTCGCCTATCTGAGCGACGGCGTCGAACTGACCGTCACCGGCAAGGCGACGCGCAACGCCTCGGCGGGCGAGGCCGTGCCGATCCTGAACGTCCAGTCCAACCGCACCATCGACGCCGTGGCTGTGGGCCCCGGCCGGGCCGTCGCCGGTCCCGCAGCCCAGATGGCCCGCCGCAACCCGCAACAGTTCGCCGCCCGTTGA